A window of the Luoshenia tenuis genome harbors these coding sequences:
- a CDS encoding MATE family efflux transporter: MGVMPVNKLLVTMSLPMVISMLVQALYNIVDSMFVAQLSENALTAVSLAFPAQNLMIAVATGTGVGINARLSKNLGEKRFDTANKVAENGVFLAAVSFIVFALLGGIFSRLFFQMQTDIGEIVDYGTDYLIICTVCSFGIFFQITFERLLQSTGKTFYTMITQGVGAIVNIILDPIMIFGLFGFPRMEVAGAAAATVIGQIVAACIAVYLNHKKNHEIRLKVRAFRPDAGIIKHIYSVGVPSIIMASIGSVMTFGLNKILIAFSSTATAVLGVYFKLQSFIFMPIFGLNNGMVPIIAYNFGARKKDRMVKTMQLSILYAVCIMLLGLAAFWIFPAQLLGIFNASETMLQIGVPALRIISIHFAVAGFCIITSSVCQALGHGMLSLTVSLIRQLVVLLPVAYLLSLWGGLDAIWWAFPIAEVSSAILCSIFLRHIYQKEIKPLGEPLVDGRAAVKA; encoded by the coding sequence ATGGGGGTCATGCCGGTCAACAAGCTGCTGGTCACCATGTCCCTGCCTATGGTCATCTCCATGCTGGTGCAAGCGCTTTACAATATTGTGGACAGCATGTTTGTCGCGCAGCTGAGCGAGAACGCGTTGACGGCCGTTTCGCTGGCCTTTCCGGCGCAGAACCTAATGATCGCCGTGGCTACGGGCACGGGCGTAGGTATCAACGCCCGGCTGTCCAAGAACCTAGGAGAAAAACGGTTTGATACCGCCAACAAAGTAGCGGAAAACGGCGTGTTCCTGGCGGCCGTCAGCTTTATCGTCTTTGCGCTGCTGGGCGGCATATTTTCGAGGCTGTTTTTCCAAATGCAGACCGATATCGGCGAGATCGTGGATTATGGAACGGACTATCTGATCATCTGTACGGTTTGCTCGTTCGGTATCTTTTTTCAGATCACCTTCGAGCGGCTGCTTCAGTCCACGGGCAAAACCTTTTATACCATGATCACCCAAGGCGTAGGGGCGATCGTCAATATCATTCTGGACCCGATCATGATCTTTGGGCTATTCGGCTTCCCGCGGATGGAGGTAGCCGGCGCGGCGGCTGCTACGGTGATCGGGCAGATCGTCGCGGCCTGCATTGCGGTCTATCTGAACCACAAGAAAAACCACGAGATCCGTTTAAAGGTGCGCGCCTTCCGTCCCGACGCGGGCATCATCAAGCACATCTACAGCGTGGGCGTGCCCTCCATCATCATGGCCTCCATCGGTTCTGTAATGACCTTTGGCCTAAATAAGATATTGATCGCCTTTTCCTCTACGGCTACGGCGGTACTGGGCGTGTATTTTAAGCTGCAAAGCTTTATCTTTATGCCGATTTTTGGGCTGAACAACGGTATGGTGCCCATCATCGCCTATAACTTCGGCGCGCGCAAAAAAGACCGCATGGTCAAAACGATGCAGCTGAGCATTTTGTACGCGGTATGTATCATGCTGCTGGGACTGGCGGCGTTCTGGATCTTCCCGGCACAGCTGCTGGGCATCTTTAACGCATCGGAAACCATGTTGCAGATCGGCGTTCCGGCGCTGCGCATCATCAGTATCCATTTTGCCGTGGCGGGCTTTTGCATCATCACCTCCTCGGTCTGTCAGGCGCTGGGGCACGGCATGCTCAGCTTGACGGTATCGCTGATCCGCCAGCTGGTGGTGTTGCTGCCGGTGGCTTACCTGCTCTCCCTGTGGGGCGGGCTGGATGCGATCTGGTGGGCTTTCCCCATCGCGGAGGTTTCCTCGGCTATTCTGTGCTCCATTTTCCTGCGGCACATCTACCAAAAGGAGATCAAGCCTTTAGGCGAACCCCTGGTAGACGGCAGGGCAGCGGTAAAGGCTTGA
- a CDS encoding cytidylate kinase-like family protein has product MHNQVITLAREFGSGGRLIGKRLSELLQIPFYDREVIVEAARKTGLSEDYISEAEQKKSHFIYNLSFSPENLPLSDQVFLAQAEVIRAAAQQGPCVIVGRCADDILREYPGRVSVFIHAPLEQRVRRAREVYHVEAADVKSDVLRRDKQRAAYYNYFTNARWGQLKNYDMALDSSVGIEQAAQLICQLVKFRGDRN; this is encoded by the coding sequence ATGCACAATCAGGTCATTACCCTGGCCAGGGAGTTCGGCTCTGGCGGGCGGTTGATCGGCAAGCGGCTCTCGGAGCTTTTGCAGATCCCCTTTTATGACCGGGAGGTCATCGTGGAAGCGGCCCGAAAGACCGGCCTGAGCGAGGACTATATCAGCGAGGCGGAACAGAAAAAATCGCACTTTATCTATAATCTATCCTTTTCGCCGGAAAACCTGCCGCTGAGCGATCAGGTTTTTTTGGCCCAGGCTGAGGTGATCCGCGCCGCTGCCCAGCAAGGCCCCTGTGTGATCGTGGGGCGCTGTGCCGATGATATCCTGCGGGAATATCCGGGGCGGGTCAGCGTGTTTATCCATGCACCGCTGGAGCAGCGCGTCCGCCGGGCGCGCGAAGTCTACCATGTTGAGGCGGCGGATGTGAAAAGCGACGTGCTGCGGCGGGACAAGCAGCGCGCGGCGTATTACAATTACTTTACCAATGCCCGCTGGGGGCAGCTGAAAAACTACGATATGGCGCTGGACAGCTCCGTTGGGATCGAGCAGGCTGCGCAGCTGATCTGTCAACTGGTAAAATTTAGGGGTGATAGAAATTGA
- a CDS encoding MarR family winged helix-turn-helix transcriptional regulator has protein sequence MEHADIIKMISVVYRKTQMYLNLQTQDVGITSGQIPFIMITCERGAMQQHQFCDILDIDKSTVAKMLGKLELQGYVTRTPNPRDSRSIDVRPTEKAHAIYPMLRQIGEDWATTLTQDMTKIERAIFFEMLQKTGGRAMDYFDNIR, from the coding sequence ATGGAGCATGCGGACATTATTAAAATGATCTCCGTAGTCTACCGCAAAACCCAGATGTACCTGAACCTGCAAACGCAGGATGTGGGCATCACAAGCGGACAGATCCCCTTTATTATGATCACTTGCGAGCGCGGAGCGATGCAGCAGCACCAATTCTGCGATATTCTGGATATCGATAAAAGCACGGTGGCCAAGATGCTGGGAAAGCTGGAGCTCCAGGGCTACGTGACCCGGACCCCTAACCCCAGGGATAGCCGCTCGATCGACGTGCGCCCCACCGAAAAGGCGCATGCCATTTATCCCATGCTCCGGCAGATTGGCGAGGATTGGGCTACGACCCTGACGCAGGATATGACGAAGATCGAGCGGGCGATCTTTTTTGAGATGCTGCAAAAGACAGGTGGGCGCGCCATGGACTACTTTGACAACATCCGTTAA
- a CDS encoding AAA family ATPase — protein MIPRELSIEAFGPFVAKQTIDFSRFAKAGLFLIHGVTGAGKTALLDAMTYALYGRSSGGGRGDFAAMRCQLAEAAQQTQVSFTFQVRSGTYRFYRRLRPRKKRNGTVEYLPECNAFYRDGRGEDVPLFENPRQRDVEAKAQELIGMSYEQFCQVILLPQGQFERLLVAKSEEKENILVTLFHAQHYQDLAQSLYERAAALREQLTQRRMRVEAALGSLECATQEELAEKMQQAALELAQLDEAIERSERAEKAALPAYEAAQETQRLRRQVEQLERENEQVQTQLEGMRENFRALQAARRAQQATPAFEAVQRARRECAQREEARIRTAAQQSEAQKRVRALEEQGAALEREAPALQAAKRTCLQLEGLRPVYEQLAAAQEAFFSADKTHLAQQEQAQVLLGELERLQAQVEKLQAVRGDLEEAAARLPALQQRHLRAQQAWQLFAALTDVEKEIARDQEKKAQTWDRRNALQRKLEDMETLYLARSRSFINNAAARLGELLQEGQPCPVCGSLHHPSPAQAEHERVEAKELDALAQSLQTVRQNLEKQAGLLAALEAGQTAKTRQVSQLRAQLEQLGGYESGQLEAAQAALEKARTQQEQLEGILAELRGLMQNKADLEQKRAASQEGERQARQALEKAAARRDALLAQGAEGIKSLDALQNEILKQRHALERAEQVRADWSQAWEKAQFALSAAQAQAAQASQEGLAATQSLERSEAELREAWAQAGFQDEAAFFAARRSPEQIEALDQTVSAFKARKEAAERNLSAAQAELQGRTQQDVEALRVELEAIRAEKNRLQTQRMVTQQQRQRLQRVHRETEQTLAQLETERIEQEKMAAFATLLRGDKGISLRRYVLGIMLSAVTQQANEMLKNVHGGRYQLYRTMEGSGRARKIGLDLEVYDHYSGERRPAVSLSGGEKFLVALSLSLGLAAVVQAQSGGMRMEAMFIDEGFGSLDPQSIEDALAVLASVRGSRRLVGIISHVALLRENIEAGVYVEKGPQGSAIHIRA, from the coding sequence GTGATCCCACGGGAACTTAGTATAGAAGCCTTTGGCCCCTTTGTCGCAAAACAAACCATCGATTTTTCGCGCTTTGCCAAAGCGGGACTGTTTTTGATCCACGGGGTGACCGGCGCCGGCAAAACGGCGCTGTTAGATGCGATGACCTATGCCCTTTACGGCAGGAGCAGCGGCGGCGGACGGGGGGATTTTGCGGCCATGCGCTGCCAGCTGGCCGAGGCCGCACAGCAAACGCAGGTGTCTTTTACCTTTCAGGTCCGCAGCGGGACCTACCGCTTTTACCGGCGTCTGCGCCCGCGCAAAAAGCGCAACGGTACGGTAGAATACCTGCCCGAGTGCAACGCCTTTTACCGGGATGGGCGGGGCGAGGATGTGCCGCTGTTTGAAAACCCCCGCCAAAGGGATGTTGAGGCCAAGGCGCAGGAGCTGATCGGCATGAGCTATGAGCAATTTTGCCAAGTCATTCTGCTGCCGCAAGGCCAGTTTGAGCGGCTGCTGGTCGCCAAATCAGAAGAGAAGGAGAATATCCTGGTCACGCTCTTCCATGCGCAGCATTATCAGGACCTGGCGCAAAGCCTGTACGAGCGCGCCGCCGCGCTGCGGGAGCAGTTGACACAAAGGCGGATGCGGGTTGAGGCGGCGCTGGGCAGCCTTGAGTGTGCCACCCAGGAGGAACTGGCAGAGAAAATGCAGCAGGCTGCGTTAGAGCTGGCGCAGCTGGATGAGGCGATAGAGCGCTCCGAACGGGCGGAAAAGGCGGCGCTGCCGGCGTACGAGGCCGCGCAGGAGACCCAGCGGCTGCGCAGGCAGGTAGAGCAGCTGGAAAGGGAAAACGAGCAGGTTCAAACGCAGCTGGAGGGGATGCGGGAAAACTTTCGCGCTCTGCAGGCGGCCAGACGCGCCCAACAGGCTACCCCCGCCTTTGAAGCGGTGCAGCGCGCCAGGCGGGAGTGTGCACAGCGGGAAGAGGCGCGCATCCGCACGGCGGCTCAGCAAAGCGAGGCGCAAAAGCGCGTGCGGGCGTTGGAGGAACAGGGCGCGGCGCTGGAGCGGGAGGCGCCCGCCCTGCAGGCGGCCAAGCGGACCTGCCTGCAGTTGGAAGGGCTGCGGCCGGTCTATGAGCAGCTGGCTGCAGCGCAGGAAGCGTTTTTCAGCGCCGATAAGACGCACTTGGCGCAGCAAGAGCAGGCGCAAGTGTTGCTTGGCGAGCTGGAGCGGCTGCAGGCCCAGGTGGAAAAGCTGCAGGCTGTAAGGGGCGATCTGGAAGAGGCGGCCGCCCGCCTGCCCGCACTGCAGCAGCGCCATCTGCGGGCCCAGCAGGCCTGGCAGCTTTTTGCTGCCTTGACGGATGTGGAAAAGGAGATAGCCCGGGACCAGGAAAAGAAGGCCCAGACTTGGGATCGGCGAAATGCCCTGCAACGGAAGCTGGAGGATATGGAGACCCTTTACCTTGCCCGCAGCCGCAGTTTTATTAACAATGCGGCCGCAAGGCTGGGGGAACTGCTGCAGGAGGGCCAGCCCTGCCCGGTATGTGGCAGCCTGCACCATCCTAGCCCCGCCCAGGCCGAGCACGAGCGCGTAGAGGCCAAGGAGCTTGACGCGCTGGCCCAAAGCCTGCAAACGGTGCGCCAGAATCTGGAAAAACAGGCAGGCTTGCTGGCGGCATTAGAGGCCGGGCAGACGGCAAAGACGCGGCAGGTATCCCAGCTGCGCGCGCAGCTGGAACAGCTGGGCGGTTATGAAAGTGGGCAGCTGGAGGCGGCGCAGGCGGCCCTTGAAAAGGCGCGCACCCAGCAGGAGCAGCTGGAAGGAATATTGGCTGAACTGCGCGGCTTGATGCAGAATAAAGCCGATTTGGAGCAAAAAAGAGCTGCCAGCCAGGAGGGGGAGAGACAAGCCCGGCAGGCGCTGGAAAAGGCGGCCGCCCGGCGCGACGCGCTGCTGGCCCAAGGTGCAGAGGGGATTAAGAGTCTTGACGCTTTGCAAAATGAAATATTGAAGCAGCGCCATGCACTGGAACGAGCCGAACAAGTTAGAGCAGACTGGAGCCAGGCTTGGGAGAAGGCGCAGTTCGCCCTCTCCGCTGCCCAAGCCCAGGCGGCCCAGGCCAGCCAGGAGGGCCTGGCAGCCACCCAGAGCTTGGAGCGGAGCGAGGCAGAGCTGCGCGAAGCTTGGGCGCAGGCCGGCTTCCAGGATGAAGCGGCGTTTTTTGCCGCCCGCCGCTCGCCCGAGCAAATTGAGGCGCTGGATCAGACGGTATCCGCCTTTAAGGCGCGCAAGGAGGCGGCCGAGCGCAACCTGTCGGCCGCGCAGGCAGAGCTGCAAGGGCGCACGCAGCAGGATGTGGAGGCGCTGCGCGTAGAACTTGAGGCCATCCGTGCGGAGAAAAACCGCCTGCAAACCCAACGGATGGTGACCCAGCAGCAGCGCCAGCGCCTCCAGCGCGTGCATAGGGAAACGGAGCAAACGCTGGCACAACTGGAAACAGAGCGCATTGAGCAGGAAAAAATGGCGGCTTTTGCCACCCTGCTGCGCGGCGATAAGGGGATCAGCCTGCGTCGCTATGTGTTGGGCATCATGCTTTCCGCGGTGACCCAGCAGGCCAATGAGATGCTTAAAAACGTACATGGCGGCCGGTATCAGCTCTACCGTACCATGGAGGGCAGCGGCAGGGCCCGCAAGATCGGGCTGGATCTGGAGGTGTACGACCATTATTCGGGCGAGCGGCGGCCGGCAGTCAGTCTGTCGGGCGGGGAAAAGTTTCTGGTGGCGCTTTCGCTATCCTTAGGGCTTGCGGCAGTGGTACAGGCCCAGTCGGGCGGGATGCGGATGGAGGCCATGTTTATCGATGAAGGCTTCGGCTCGCTGGATCCGCAATCCATCGAGGATGCGCTGGCGGTGCTGGCCTCCGTGCGGGGCTCCCGGCGTCTGGTGGGCATTATCTCCCACGTGGCGCTGCTGCGCGAGAATATCGAGGCCGGGGTCTACGTGGAAAAGGGCCCGCAGGGCAGCGCGATCCATATCCGAGCTTAG
- a CDS encoding exonuclease SbcCD subunit D gives MKLLHTSDWHLGLSLHQAPLAEEQQDFIDQLLTIVDREGVEAVLIAGDVFDHAVSSAQAIAQYSRAMEALCLERGLPVLLIAGNHDGAARLASCGALLGRAGLHIAGRLTREVECVPLQDVMIHMLPYFNTDEARYLYPEDKLEDYGAAMRRVVEGIPLEAGYRHILLAHCFVGGAALSESDRAASVGGANQVGAAVFQRFDYVALGHLHRAQWAGPNLRYSGSPLKYSFAEAGHTKSVTLIDTQDMAVRELPIVPKRDLRVIRGAFEAIMAGAKEDAQAQDYLRIELTDSFASLEKLQWLREYYPNLLNLVGRALEMEKGQDSLEVTQLERLSDSDVLLHFYRDILQSQPDEQELRWFAEALARLERQEGGGVS, from the coding sequence CTCCTGACGATCGTCGACCGGGAGGGGGTAGAGGCGGTGCTGATCGCCGGGGACGTGTTCGACCACGCCGTATCCTCCGCCCAGGCCATAGCGCAATACAGCCGGGCGATGGAGGCCCTTTGCCTGGAGCGGGGCCTGCCGGTCCTGCTCATTGCCGGGAACCACGATGGCGCGGCGCGCCTGGCCTCTTGCGGCGCGCTTTTGGGCCGGGCCGGGCTGCACATCGCCGGGCGGCTGACCCGGGAGGTGGAGTGCGTGCCCCTTCAAGATGTGATGATCCACATGCTGCCCTACTTTAATACCGACGAGGCGCGCTACCTCTATCCCGAGGACAAGCTGGAGGATTATGGGGCGGCCATGCGCCGCGTGGTGGAGGGCATCCCACTGGAGGCGGGTTACCGGCATATATTGCTGGCGCATTGCTTTGTGGGCGGCGCGGCGCTTTCAGAGAGCGACCGGGCGGCCAGCGTGGGCGGGGCCAATCAGGTGGGCGCCGCGGTATTTCAGCGGTTCGATTATGTCGCTCTGGGGCATCTGCACCGGGCGCAATGGGCGGGGCCGAACCTGCGCTACAGCGGCTCGCCTCTGAAGTATTCTTTTGCGGAGGCCGGTCACACCAAGAGCGTGACCCTGATCGATACGCAGGATATGGCCGTACGGGAGCTCCCCATCGTGCCCAAGCGCGATCTGCGGGTCATCCGCGGGGCGTTTGAAGCGATCATGGCCGGGGCCAAGGAGGACGCGCAGGCGCAGGATTACCTGCGTATAGAGCTGACGGACAGCTTTGCGAGCCTGGAAAAGCTGCAGTGGCTGCGGGAGTATTACCCCAACCTGCTCAACCTGGTGGGCAGGGCGCTGGAGATGGAAAAGGGGCAGGACAGCCTGGAGGTAACGCAGCTGGAACGGCTCTCGGACAGCGACGTGCTGCTGCACTTTTATCGGGATATTCTGCAAAGCCAGCCGGATGAGCAAGAGCTGCGCTGGTTTGCAGAGGCGCTGGCGCGTCTGGAGCGGCAGGAAGGAGGCGGCGTTTCGTGA